The window AACGACAAATTTTcatctttttcttgttttcttattGTGCTATTTGATGATTTATTTTCCCCTCTCCCTTTTTTGTCTCTGTCGATAAGGCCATATGCAAGGCAAACAGGTAATACCCGCCGAGGAACATGCTGCCAAAATAGCAGCTGCAAGAGAAGCCATTGGTGACTCTGACTTCTTCCTCATTGCTCGCACCGATGCGCGTGCAACCGCAGGCGGTCTAGCTGACGCAATTGCACGAGCCAACCTCTACATGGAGGTATCGAATTCTCGTCTCCAGTCGCATCTCATGTTGGTGTAATAACGATGAATCGGTCACTGAGTAATTAACAATCCGCAGGCAGGAGCAGATGCCTGCTTCGTGGAGGCACCGAGGAGCGACGACGAGATGAGGGAAGTTTGCAAGAAAACCAACGGCTTCAGAGCCGCCAACATGCTCGAAGGCGGTTACACACCTTTGCACACCCCTCAGGAGCTCAAAGAAATGGGCTTCCACCTCATCGTGCACTCCACCACGGCCGTCTACTCTGCTGCTCGTGCACTGATCGACGTCCTCAAAGCACTGAAGGACGAGGGGTCGAGCAGAGGCCATCTCCACAAGCTCACCACCTTCGAGGAGTTCAACGGCTTGATTGGGCTCAAAACTCTCAATGAGATTGGAGCTCGTTTTGAGAAGTTCAGCGTTCCCAAAAACTGAGAAGGCCGCCAGTAGTTACTGGATCATCTATCTATTCCTAATGGAAGCTTTTCTAAAGCATGCATC is drawn from Zingiber officinale cultivar Zhangliang chromosome 1B, Zo_v1.1, whole genome shotgun sequence and contains these coding sequences:
- the LOC122049366 gene encoding carboxyvinyl-carboxyphosphonate phosphorylmutase, chloroplastic-like — protein: MASSPAVVAVKPISNGAGPRKTRMHRLIEEDGIVLMPGIYDALSAAVLQSLGYKAGFVSGYAVSASRLGMPDIGLLTPPEMADAARAICAAAPNVAFIVDADTGGGNALNVQRTVRDIIATGAAGLFLEDQVWPKKCGHMQGKQVIPAEEHAAKIAAAREAIGDSDFFLIARTDARATAGGLADAIARANLYMEAGADACFVEAPRSDDEMREVCKKTNGFRAANMLEGGYTPLHTPQELKEMGFHLIVHSTTAVYSAARALIDVLKALKDEGSSRGHLHKLTTFEEFNGLIGLKTLNEIGARFEKFSVPKN